The Deltaproteobacteria bacterium genome window below encodes:
- a CDS encoding transposase, which translates to MSWVANEVAGCRLKDQRLQQRLAVIVERLGAKPTASIPAACRGWGETQATYRFLSNERIKAEEMLEGHGQATVKRIAAEPVVLIVQDTTFLEYIKDVVGKGMGTLRETSRDEH; encoded by the coding sequence ATGAGCTGGGTAGCGAACGAAGTGGCCGGGTGTCGGCTGAAAGATCAACGGTTACAGCAGCGTTTAGCAGTGATTGTGGAGCGGTTAGGCGCAAAGCCGACCGCCAGTATCCCTGCGGCGTGCCGGGGGTGGGGTGAGACGCAGGCAACATATCGTTTTCTCAGTAACGAACGAATTAAGGCAGAGGAGATGCTTGAGGGCCATGGCCAAGCGACGGTCAAGCGCATTGCGGCGGAGCCGGTGGTGTTGATCGTACAAGACACGACGTTTCTGGAATACATTAAAGATGTCGTGGGCAAAGGGATGGGGACGCTACGGGAGACGAGCCGCGACGAACAT